A window of the Bacillota bacterium genome harbors these coding sequences:
- a CDS encoding metallophosphoesterase, translating to MKKITVVLLFLLVLTLSSCQESSRIIEYSDDEPFVIEMRNDTLQILQLTDLHLTYGIDANDRKTFATIEKLVKSTDFDLIVITGDMTMSTAGPTLFSKLINRMEALETPWTFVFGNHEIEFHDYFDFLNLIKDTEYLYFKVGPELSNGGYGNFRITFTKDDADFYNLYFMDSHASREEYTEDEGEYDYIQSSQVQWYSTHVENDVVDSMMFMHIPLRQFIDAEDYVGLFNEDKVYAQGVDTGLFDALVLANRTKGVFVGHDHLNDFYFFSSGIYLAYGRVSGYNAYGNLERGGRVIEVNENSEMSTYILLESEVSS from the coding sequence ATGAAAAAAATTACCGTTGTTTTACTTTTTTTGCTGGTGTTAACATTAAGTTCTTGTCAGGAGAGTTCCAGAATCATAGAATATTCAGATGATGAACCGTTTGTCATAGAAATGAGAAACGACACGTTACAGATTTTACAACTAACCGATCTTCACTTAACCTATGGAATTGACGCTAATGACCGAAAGACATTTGCGACAATCGAAAAGTTAGTTAAAAGCACTGATTTTGATTTAATTGTTATTACAGGAGACATGACAATGTCTACGGCTGGGCCAACATTATTTTCTAAATTAATTAACCGTATGGAGGCCTTAGAAACTCCTTGGACTTTTGTATTTGGAAATCATGAGATAGAATTTCATGATTATTTTGATTTTCTAAACTTAATTAAAGATACAGAGTATTTATATTTTAAAGTGGGTCCAGAATTATCAAACGGTGGATATGGCAACTTTAGGATTACCTTCACAAAAGATGATGCCGATTTTTATAATCTCTATTTTATGGATTCACACGCTAGTCGAGAAGAGTATACCGAAGACGAAGGAGAATATGATTACATTCAATCCTCACAAGTACAGTGGTATTCAACTCACGTAGAAAATGACGTTGTCGATTCAATGATGTTTATGCATATTCCTTTACGTCAATTTATTGACGCAGAAGATTACGTAGGATTATTTAATGAAGATAAAGTATATGCACAAGGAGTCGATACTGGATTATTTGATGCGTTGGTATTAGCGAATCGTACCAAAGGTGTTTTTGTAGGACACGATCATTTAAATGATTTTTATTTCTTCTCAAGCGGCATTTATTTAGCTTATGGTCGAGTCTCTGGATACAATGCTTATGGCAATCTAGAACGAGGTGGAAGAGTCATTGAAGTAAATGAAAACAGTGAAATGTCTACCTATATTTTGCTAGAAAGTGAGGTTTCATCATGA